Within the Butyrivibrio sp. AE3004 genome, the region TACCTTATATAGTTCAAAAAATAGCCGAAATCAAAGGTATTTCTGCTGAACAGGTAATTGAAATAACCGAAAATAACGCTAAGAGGCTTTACCGTTTATAATTATTATCCATTCAAATCAGACAGAACGATTCTTCCTTCTTTCAAAGATTCCTGAACCATTATGATTCTTTGATTAGATGATCCTCTGAATTTTAGTGAAATATCTTTTAATTCAAGGTTAAATTCACCATCAACCAACACATCTATATTGGAAAGAATCGCTTCTGTGTCTTCTCCATTGCATCTTTTATTGTTTTTATCATTAATTTCTTCCCATTGATATCCCGAATAAACCCATATAGTCTTCCCGGGAAGCTCTTTTTTTATTCTCTCAATAAATGGACGCAAAGCTTTCTGATTTACTACCTCCATAGGCTCTCCCCCAAGGATTGTAATCCCTGTTATGTATGTCGGTCGTAGACTTTCTATGATTTCATCCTCTACTTCTTTTGT harbors:
- the nrdG gene encoding anaerobic ribonucleoside-triphosphate reductase activating protein; this encodes MNYAEIKTTDIANGTGVRTSLFVSGCTHHCKGCFNEETWDFNFGKAFTKEVEDEIIESLRPTYITGITILGGEPMEVVNQKALRPFIERIKKELPGKTIWVYSGYQWEEINDKNNKRCNGEDTEAILSNIDVLVDGEFNLELKDISLKFRGSSNQRIIMVQESLKEGRIVLSDLNG